In Botrytis cinerea B05.10 chromosome 6, complete sequence, the following proteins share a genomic window:
- the Bcgo1 gene encoding Bcgo1, with product MKATFISFGLIASVSANIVFNHVPLSCDIRSSNLYYGCLEGQNCTDDGTNECYVPSTPMPSRYYPVPVKDRTIEPRQAVYSTDGTCGPANGNTLCDPNSTVYKGSCCSSYGWCGNDEAHCGTGCLSGCTGGTTTPSGTSPRSDGRCGSAFGGATCDANGEYGGCCSSYGYCGSTTDHCLASNGCQNGCTGSQSSSAAKTTTTAAAGSAPSSSTTQEPVIAPVTSTLTPAAASSAPVTTDGSCGTANGGTVCGNWVNGNCCSMYGFCGSTNAHCGAGCQSGDCLNAPAVAAPGASPAPAAPVGGAFNIVGSSGVPAMHAALMPNGRVMFLDKLENYTQLKLPNGYYAMSSEYDPATNAVATPLAYKTNAFCSGGTFLADGRVVSLGGNAPLDWLDPNIGDGFDAIRYLERSSTDASLNGKDWSEPGNKLASARWYATAQTMGDGTIFVASGSLNGLDPTVKTNNNPTYEILSATAVSQGKNIDMEILEKNQPYYMYPFVHLLNDGNLFVFVSKSSQVLNVGTNTIVKELPELAGDYRTYPNTGGSVLLPLSSANKWNPDIIICGGGAYQDITSPTEPSCGRIQPLSANPTWELDAMPEGRGMVEGTLLPDGTVVWLNGGNLGAQGFGLAKDPTLEALLYDPTKAKGQRFSTLATSTIPRLYHSVSLLLLDGTLMVAGSNPVEMPKLQPDAADPYVTEFRVENYVPPYLSGDNAKKRPTNVKLSSGSFKADGSTLDVTFDCPAGAKAVTVTLYHGGFVTHSVHMGHRMLHLDNTGFVAGATQQKLTVTRPPNNNVAPPGPYVVYILVDGIPAMGQFVTV from the exons ATGAAGGCGACCTTCATTTCCTTCGGCCTTATTGCCTCTGTCTCCGCCAATATTGTCTTCAATCATGTCCCATTAAGCTGTGATATTCGAAGCAGTAATCTATACTATGGTTGTCTCGAAGGTCAAAATTGTACAGATGACGGAACTAATGA ATGTTATGTCCCATCTACTCCAATGCCATCTCGTTATTATCCAGTCCCAGTCAAAGATCGAACCATTGAGCCAAGACAAGCTGTCTACTCAACAGATGGTACCTGTGGTCCTGCCAACGGTAACACTCTCTGCGATCCAAACAGTACAGTATACAAAGGGTCATGCTGCTCG TCATACGGCTGGTGTGGAAATGATGAAGC TCATTGTGGAACTGGATGTTTATCAGGATGTACTGGCGGCACTACAACTCCAAGCGGTACCTCTCCTCGATCTGATGGCCGATGTGGAAGT GCTTTCGGTGGTGCTACCTGCGATGCCAACGGTGAATATGGTGGTTGTTGCTCTTCGTATGG TTATTGTGGATCTACAACTGATCACTGTTTGGCTTCCAATGGTTGCCAGAATGGATGCACAGGCTCACAATCTTCATCAGCCGCCAAGACTACTACCACAGCTGCAGCAGGCAGCGCACCCTCTTCATCTACAACTCAAGAACCAGTGATTGCCCCAGTTACTTCTACACTTACGCCTGCCGCAGCCAGCAGTGCACCAGTAACTACTGATGGATCATGTGGTACTGCCAATGGAGGTACCGTTTGTGGCAATTGGGTAAATGGAAATTGTTGTTCCATGTACGGTTTTTG TGGCAGTACCAATGCGCATTGCGGTGCCGGATGCCAATCAGGAGATTGTTTGAATGCGCCTGCGGTTGCAGCTCCTGGTGCAAGCCCTGCCCCAGCTGCCCCAGTAGGAGGTGCCTTTAATATCGTCGGGTCGTCTGGAGTTCCTGCTATGCATGCTGCACTTATGCCAAACGGTCGAGTTATGTTCCTCGACAAATTAGAGAACTACACCCAATTGAAATTGCCAAATGGATACTACGCCATGTCTTCAGAATACGACCCAGCCACTAACGCAGTCGCCACTCCTTTAGCTTACAAAACAAATGCGTTTTGTTCCGGAGGCACTTTCCTTGCTGATGGACGTGTTGTTTCTCTTGGAGGCAACGCGCCTTTAGATTGGCTCGATCCAAACATTGGGGATGGATTCGACGCCATTAGATATCTTGAACGATCATCTACCGATGCTAGCCTCAATGGAAAAGACTGGAGTGAACCAGGTAACAAGCTCGCGAGTGCTCGTTGGTATGCTACTGCTCAAACTATGGGTGATGGAACCATTTTTGTCGCTTCTGGAAGTTTGAACGGCCTCGATCCGACTGTCAAAACGAACAACAATCCTACATACGAGATTCTCAGTGCTACCGCTGTGTCGCAAGGTAAGAACATTGACATGGAAATTCTGGAGAAAAATCAGCCATATTATATGTATCCTTTTGTTCATCTCCTCAATGATGGAAATTTGTTCGTCTTCGTTTCCAAGTCTTCCCAAGTACTCAATGTCGGTACCAACACTATCGTCAAGGAATTACCTGAACTTGCTGGAGACTATCGCACATATCCCAACACTGGTGGAAGTGTTTTACTCCCTTTGTCAAGCGCAAACAAATGGAACCCTGATATCATCATCTGCGGCGGAGGTGCATATCAAGATATTACCAGTCCAACAGAGCCAAGTTGTGGAAGAATCCAGCCATTGAGTGCAAACCCCACATGGGAGTTGGACGCTATGCCTGAAGGCCGTGGTATGGTTGAAGGAACCTTACTTCCAGATGGAACAGTTGTCTGGCTTAATGGAGGGAACTTGGGTGCTCAAGGATTTGGACTTGCAAAAGACCCAACATTGGAAGCTCTTCTTTACGATCCTACGAAAGCTAAGGGTCAAAGATTCTCAACTCTTGCCACATCAACTATCCCACGTCTCTACCATTCTgtctctctcctccttcttgaCGGTACACTAATGGTCGCTGGCTCAAACCCTGTCGAGATGCCAAAGCTTCAACCAGATGCAGCCGATCCATATGTTACGGAGTTCCGAGTTGAGAACTATGTTCCTCCCTATCTCTCAGGCGATAATGCAAAGAAGCGTCCTACCAATGTAAAATTGTCATCAGGTAGCTTCAAAGCAGATGGTAGCACACTTGATGTCACATTTGATTGTCCAGCTGGCGCGAAAGCAGTTACTGTAACTTTGTACCACGGTGGATTCGTCACTCACTCTGTACATATGGGTCATCGCATGCTGCACTTGGATAACACAGGCTTCGTCGCTGGTGCCACACAGCAGAAGTTGACTGTTACTCGACCACCAAACAACAATGTTGCACCTCCAGGTCCATATGTTGTTTACATTCTTGTAGACGGCATTCCTGCCATGGGACAGTTTGTTACGGTTTGA
- the Bccab1 gene encoding Bccab1, with protein sequence MSADIPQTEENLIPSPSNSNNENPTNLSSQASMGGHIRARTNTAEIDSTIIHPGSVKINVTGAFIVDQGSVSPKELNTNERNYDTQDIRLPNHTAVVSHIAVDIGGSLAKLVYFSREAHSREPGGRLNFMNFETDRIDECVEFMKQLQAKQQKLNGSRPGDLCVMATGGGAYKYYDKIKEALGVDVIREDEMECLIIGLDFFITEIPREVFTYSERDPMHFTSPSPDIYPYLLVNIGSGVSMIKVSGPREYQRVGGTSLGGGTLWGLLSLLTGARTFDDMLGMAERGDNAKVDMLVGDIYGTDYGKIGLKSSTIASSFGKVFRMKREAERLAEDSGGQNNSNEPSSSSHSAEEPPFCNEDISRSLLYAISNNIGQIAYLQSEKHRLSTIYFGGSFIRGHRQTINTLSYAIKFWSNGEKKAMFLRHEGYLGSVGAFLKRKPEGWGRRMSFEEAAASGEGEVKDVRDELKALKREVSRTE encoded by the exons ATGTCTGCGGATATCCCGCAGACTGAAGAGAATCTCATTCCCTCCCCCTCGAACTCCAATAATGAAAACCCCACCAACCTCTCCTCGCAAGCTTCGATGGGTGGGCATATCCGCGCGAGAACGAATACGGCGGAAATCGATAGTACGATCATTCATCCAGGAAGCGTGAAGATCAATGTTACGGGCGCATTCATCGTCGATCAAGGTTCCGTTTCTCCAAAGGAATTGAATACCAATGAGAGGAATTATGATACCCAGGACATTCGACTGCCGAATCATACGGCGGTGGTCAGTCATATTGCTGTAGAT ATTGGAGGCTCTTTAGCTAAGCTTGTATATTTCTCGAGAGAGGCACATTCGCGCGAGCCAGGCGGTCGTCTCAATTTCATGAATTTTGAGACGGATCGCATAGATGAATGTGTGGAGTTTATGAAACAGCTGCAGGCCAAGCAACAGAAACTCAATGGATCGAGACCTGGGGATTTGTGCGTAATGGCAACTGGTGGAGGGGCATACAAGTACTATGAtaagatcaaggaagctttGGGTGTCGATGTTATACgagaggatgagatggaatgttTGATCATCG GCCTCGATTTCTTCATTACCGAGATCCCCCGGGAAGTATTCACATATAGCGAAAGAGATCCTATGCATTTTACCTCGCCCAGCCCAGACATATACCCGTATCTCCTCGTTAACATAGGGAGCGGTGTGTCCATGATAAAAGTATCTGGACCACGAGAGTATCAAAGAGTTGGCGGAACCTCTCTGGGCGGTGGCACGCTCTGGGGATTACTCTCTCTCTTAACTGGTGCTCGAACATTCGATGATATGCTCGGAATGGCGGAAAGAGGTGATAATGCCAAAGTGGACATGTTAGTCGGCGACATTTACGGTACAGATTACGGCAAAATCGGGCTCAAAAGTAGCACTATCGCAAGTTCTTTCGGGAAAGTCTTCCGCATGAAACGAGAAGCCGAAAGATTAGCCGAAGACTCGGGAGGTCAAAATAACAGCAACGAACCATCTAGCTCTTCCCATTCCGCCGAGGAACCCCCATTTTGCAACGAAGATATATCAAGGTCCCTCTTGTATGCCATATCCAACAACATAGGACAAATTGCATATCTGCAATCGGAAAAACACCGTTTATCGACGATATATTTTGGAGGTAGTTTTATTAGGGGACATAGACAAACGATTAATACATTGAGTTATGCGATCAAGTTCTGGAGtaatggagagaaaaaggCAATGTTTTTGAGACATGAAGGATATCTCGGGAGTGTGGGTgcatttttgaaaaggaagCCAGAGGGTTGGGGAAGGAGGATGAGTTTTGAAGAAGCTGCGGCTTCTGGGGAAGGGGAAGTAAAGGATGTTAGGGATGAGCTGAAAGCCTTGAAGAGGGAAGTCAGTAGAACCGAATAA